One Erinaceus europaeus chromosome 5, mEriEur2.1, whole genome shotgun sequence genomic window carries:
- the MED10 gene encoding mediator of RNA polymerase II transcription subunit 10, which yields MAEKFDHLEEHLEKFVENIRQLGIIVSDFQPSSQAGLNQKLNFIVTGLQDIDKCRQQLHDITVPLEVFEYIDQGRNPQLYTKECLERAIAKNEQVKGKIDTMKKFKSLLIQELSKVFPEDMAKYRSIRGEEHPGP from the exons ATGGCGGAGAAGTTCGACCACCTGGAGGAGCACCTGGAGAAGTTCGTGGAGAACATCCGGCAACTCGGCATCATCGTCAGCGACTTCCAGCCCAGCAGCCAGGCCGGGCTCAACCAGAAGCT GAACTTCATCGTCACCGGCTTGCAGGACATCGACAAGTGCAGGCAGCAGCTTCACGACATCACGGTGCCTCTGGAGGTTTTTGA GTACATCGACCAAGGCCGGAACCCCCAGCTCTACACAAAAGAGTGCCTGGAGCGGGCCATTGCCAAGAACGAGCAGGTGAAGGGGAAGATCGACACCATGAAG AAATTTAAAAGCCTGTTGATCCAAGAACTCTCCAAAGTATTCCCGGAAGACATGGCCAAGTACCGGAGCATCCGCGGGGAGGAGCACCCCGGCCCCTAG